gacggggtttcaccatgttagtcaggctggtctcgaactcctaacctaaggtgatccacctgctttggcctcccaaagtgctgagataacaagtgtgtgccaccgtgcctggcctataataaCTTTTAACCTATATTTTTAGAATTGTATTCTGTCATTGTTGTGGgtgaattgttttttaaaaataaactaataaaaccAATAACAATCTCAAAATGCATCAAGTGATCAATACACTCATTAACATAAGCTTTCAATtttatcacttaaaaataattcagaaagaggccaggcatggtggctcacgcctgtaatcccagcactttgggaggccgaggtgggcggatcacgaggtcaggagatcaagaccatcctggctagcacggtgaaaccccgtctctactgaaaatacaaaaaatcagccgggcgtggtggcgggtgcctgtagtcccagctactcgggaggctaaggcaggagaatggcatgaacctgggaggcagagcttgcagtgagctgagatcgcaccactgcactccaggcctgggcaacagagcaagactctgtctcaaaaataaaataaaataaaataaaataaaaataattcagaaagagTTGTGTGACTCAGTTGTTATTGAAGACAGATTGAACTTTGAGGAAAAATGACtcaggagaaaggagaatggctGTTGTTCAGGCAGGGACAGCTGAGATTATTCTGGTAGAGGCCGTCATGGTTACTACTTATAAAAACATGGCTTTGTGAATTATCACCTGAGCTTGTCTTGATGTGTGTTCCTCCTCCAGGAATTTTTAATCCTCCTGGGGAACATGTGCCTTGTCAAGGGGCCAACTCTTTTACATAGGCTTCCTCTAGTGCTTCACCAACACCTGCCTCAGATCCTCACACAAAAAGGTAGAAATTATTTATTGGGTGATGTAAAGCAGTGGTGCTAAGTTAATTGAACACATTGTATTGAAATAAGAAAGACATGGAAAAACAGGTAGCTATGTTATAAAGGCAGAAAAcgttttaataaatatatgtagacTTAAACTTTTTGTCCTCATCTAAGATATTCTTTTTACTgatagttaaataaaatgtttggatGTTGTTTGTctaaatcaattgtatttcttttattctggaaAATGTTAAATTCCACTCCCTTGGAAGAGCCAGATGAAGCATCAGAAAATGACATTTGGTAGGCAGAATGATGTTTTTCTTGGAATAAGAATCATTCTTAAGTGCCAAGATCAACTTGGGCAATGACAATTTCTGatgtcctttgttttctttctttttgtacagAACTTATTTCCATTGTTAATTTCCTTACCTTCTTTTTCATCATGAAGAAAACTTCCATCTATAAACCATATGATATTTGCTTTGGGGAATACATTCTTTAGTAAGCAGGTAAATGTTCTCTGGGGTAAAGACAGAAAAAGGGTTATTTGCAAATTCCTAAGAAACTGGTACTCCTTACAACTTACTAACATTCATATAACATAAGTTGGTAAAAACGAGTTTCTCCACTTTTAGCTGAATAAATAGAAGGCAGTGTCTACTTTTAATATAGGTTGTGTTAGAACGTGCACTATAAATGGGTTATCTCCTATAGAGATGTTATAAACTACCGACTATACTCCTAGGTCAACTAAGGGTTAAAGATCTAGGACTATACTGATGTTCCAAGTCTGGATTCTGGGTTATGTTAAAGAGAACTCTTAACTCTGTGTAGGcagaataaaataatactaaatggaaaccaaagaatagaaggaaaaagcaaacagaGTCAAGAGAAGAATAGTCTGTTAGGTTTAAAGCTCAAGGGGATCTACACATTGTTTCTGTGTCCCAAGCAATGTACAACACTATTTGTAATAACCACAGAAatcaatttatataaatatccTGCTTTTTACTTGTGAagcattttactaatttttaaaaaaattttattggatTAATCTTGAGGATAGGTAGGGCATGCCTTATTTTTGCCATTTGACAGATGGAAAAATCAAGGCACCCAGTGGTTCAAGGAAGTGGAAAATAATTAATggcacaattagaaatgatgtCTCGTTAATCTCAGtccaacatattttttaataaaaactgtattgaaataaaaacatgaaagaagttGCTATGTTATGAAAGCAGAGAACTTAGATGCAGGGctagttatgttttattttcaatgctATGTTTGTTCTTTGGGGGATGATACTTTCTTTAACAGTCTGGTGAAAACATCCAGTGAGAATTATTGGATTCCCATTGTTTTATCTGAGACTCTTCAAaattataattccatttataattacTTGTTTTCTCAAgagatgtatatattttacatatgacGAGCCCGAGTTCTTAGTTCTCAGATATTTTCCACAGTTAATGAATATGCTAGTTAACATGAACAGAACAATTAAATGTATGTGATGATTGGGGTGTCAATCCACAGACTAGTTACTCCTAAGAAGTCTGGGCCTATAGAGCTGAGAAACCACACTCAAGAATGCTAAGTAACATTTTCCTGGTGAAATCCTACAGAAGTTTACCATTTCTCAGTACATTGCTACCGAAATCCCAAAGAAACAAGAGAATTTCAGAGGGGGTTGTCTAGCATATCCAAGATGCTGGGTGACACACACTGTAGCTCCCAATATTCCCATCCATTCAACACTTGCCTTTCCAGATAATGGGAATACATACATGGACCAGGGATGCTAttctctccactaaaaatttaaaagcaaaaccagATCCTCTAAAATTTGTGAATTTATACACATTGTGAATTTATAATACATTCTTATTAAGTAAAGGAGAGTGTTCAGTTTAATTTAATAGATGCCAAAGATTGATTTTTATCTCCAGTTGGTCCAGGAAGAGATAAAAAGGTATAggagataaaacttttttttttaaaaaagaaaaagatacaaaggTTTGCATTAATCCAGTGACATTAACCATTCTCATGATTCATTTCCTTTATCTTTAGTTAACCCACCAAAGATGACGATATGGTAATATCAGGAGTAGGTGGGGGTGTTATTATTTTATGAAGGCAACTGGCTCACTGAAGAACTCTTTTGTTAActtctaaaaatgttgaaaagattTGACTTTCATGAATTCTCTAGATTCAGATTTTCTGAAATGGttcaaatttcaaatattctataCTCTCTCTAGACTTTGTGTTCCAAGATTTGGTTTAGAAATGTGGTTCATGTTCTAAAACTCCTGCCAGTTTCATTCCTATTTTGAatctttttcccccattttttttttctattttaacttaACCGTCAACCTCTACGTATTTTCTGCtgtgccatttctttttcttttctttctttttttaaatttttatatatttatttatttttttgagacagagtctccctctgtcgcccaggctggagtgcagtggcatgatctcagctcgctgcaacctccacttcccgggttcaagtgattctcttgcttcaggctcccgagttgctgggattacaggcatgcaccaccacacctggctaatttttgcatttgtagtagagacgaggtttcacaatgttggccaagctggccacgaactccggacctcaagtgatccacctgcctcggcctcccaaagtgctgggattacaggcatgagccacggcgcctggcctgcTATGccatttctatcttttcttttataacacaaagtttttttttcttctattgacGTCTTCTTTAGAGTCTTCCTATCTCCTCTTGGTAGGCTTTCCTTTTCAATCTaaatacgtatacacacacatatattatgcatattatatataatgtatgtatatatataatctatatgtgtatacacatttcATATTTCAGTCTTTCCCATTCTTCTTCCTTCAAATCACTTGCTTTACTTGAGAGGCTAGGTAATCTAGTCTTCAAAAAAGAGAACTAAGACTTGTAGGTGCTTGACTTACTGTATTGCTGCTTGACATATGCCAGGAACATCCTTTTCTTGGTAGTGGAGGGGGTGGAGAAAAGGTTTGCATCTGTGTCTAAGTGTTGCAGAAAAATCCGACAGGCACAGACACACCTACTTGAAAACAATGCTGCCCTAGAAGTGGGAGGAAACCAGAACTGGAGGTGCCCTCCTTCTAGGGGTAGGAGTCAGCTAATAGCCATCCAAGGTGTGCAGGAGTGCTTTCACTCTGCGCTGGAAAGATCAGAGAGAAGTCCAGAGCCTTGCCTGCTTGTAAGTACCCACTTGTGGCTAGGGGGGAATTTCCTAACTGTTCAGGTTGCAAAGCTTGATTAAATAACGCTCTTATTAATTTAAGAAATGAcccaagaaaggagagagaagtcGGGCTGTTTTTAAATGCAACATGattttccatttacttatttatctttaaaatgagttAAAGAGCAAAACACCTGGAGTCTGGTGCTTCAGGAAGGTCTTATTGGCTGTTGGCTTTGCAGGTGTTCCTGCTGGAGAAGGAGTATGGTGAGCTGCTGGCTAAGGACAGCCAGGCAACATCATGTTTGTGAAGATGTGCTCCATCTTCCCCTCTGTGCATCCCAGCTCCTCCTGCTGAAACAGCTGAGCTTGCTTTTTGGATTTCTTAGACTCCTGGCCTCCGAGAGACGCCTCTAAGGACAAACTGACCTTGCATTGGGAACTTTATTATCCAGATCCTCATAGGCTTTGTCTACTCTGGATTGCTTGTTGCAACAGTTTTTAGGAAGCATGATTGTCTCCTACACCAGCATCTGCCTGTGTTTGCTTTTACCTACTCTGAGCAAGACCCAGTGAGGCCATAGCCCTGTTGGTCCTGAAAAGCCTGAAACCTGAGGCTGTTTCTCTTGCCTCCAAAATGCATTTATAGGCAATAAGAAGCACAGAAACAGTGGAAACAagcaggaggagaaaaaggaaaacctaaaattttcaatattcaaaaataccTGTCGTGGTGGTTGATGCAGAGTTCATCAAAGAGCTTTGCAATTGTTGGACAGAGAACACCTTTGCTACAGGAACTGATATGTTTTGTCTTTCTGGCCTAGTCAAGGGAGGATAAGTAAGTATCTGGGGCATGGAAGGAATGCACTCTTGGGTCGTTTTGCTTGTATCTGACTCACCCCTGACTCTCCAGtgaagcagaaaggaagaaaccTCACACCACCCAGGTGTGGCCAGACTTTGGCCATTATTGTGAATCCGCAAGAGTTACCACGGGCCCTTCCCAAATATATATTCAATCTTGTGGTTCAAATAAGCTTTTGGCTCACATCTAGCCACATCATAAAGAACGCTGTAGAAGAGGTGACATGATGAGgcgggaagaggaggaagaggagggagccATGATGAAGGCAAAAGGGGACTTGGagatgaaggaagaggaagagattagtgagacaggagaactggTTGGCCCTTTTGTGAGTGCTATGCCCACTCCAACGCCCCACAACAAGGGCACCCGGTTCTCTGAGGCATGGGAGTATTTCCACCTAGCCCCTGCTCGTGCTGGGCACCATCCCAACCAATATGCCACCTGCCGCCTGTGTGGCAGGCAGGTGAGCCGTGGCCCTGGGGTCAATGTGGGCACCACAGCACTGTGGAAGCATCTGAAAAGTATGCACAGAGAGGAGCTGGAGAAGAGTGGCCATGGTCAGGCCGGGCAGCGCCAGGATCCAAGGCCCCACGGGCCCCAGCTCCCCACGGGCATTGAGGGTGACTGGGGTAGGCTCCTGGAGCAGGTGGGCACAATGGCTTTGTGGGCCAGCCAAAGGGAAAAGGAGGTGCTTAGGAGAGAAATGGCAGTGGAATGGCGGGAGAGGgctgtggaaaaaagggaacgaGCCTTGGAGGAGGTGGAAAGGGCCATCCTGGAGATGAAGTGGAAGGTGAGGGCTGAGAAGGAGGTATGCCAGCAGGAGGAACAGTTGCCGGCAGCAGTACATGCCTTCCATTTTGTTTAAATTGGGCTTGGAGAATCTATCCTGAAAACATTGACTCTAGACTTGTACAAAAGAGCCACTTTAGTTTCAACTCAAATGTAAAGCAAAGTAGTTTAGTGACATTTTGCTTTTATGTGAAATAGTGCACAGTATGAGTTAATCTGAGCAGGTCTGAATTGACCAGATGCTTCTCTATGAGGTTACTAGAGCTCTGCTGACCCTTGGCCGAAACTCTAAAATGTACCTATTAAAGATAAATGCTGTTACcaaagtaaaactctgtgagtTGTTTCAGGGCAGAATGTACCAGCCAGTCAGCATTGTTTACCAAAATAATCAGATTTTTGCCTAGCACTCGGTTTTGGTGGAGCTGAAGATTTTGAGGGCTGAGGCTGGTTAAGTAGCTGGAATGTGCCTATGTGACCAGCTCACTTGCAGACACCCTGCAGGAAGCAGAGCTTAATCTTCCTGGGACTGAGGTCTTAGCACATGTACTGGTGGTGCTTCCAGACAACCAGTATGAATACAAAGCTTGTTCTGTGTGACCCAGCAAGTGGAAGGACAAAGAATTGTGAGCCTCAGATCTTTGGATCCTTGCAATGCGTATCTTTCTCCTGTTATTGCTGCGATGTATTTTCTTGCTTATATTAAAGCTGTTTCATCAGTATAATCTGAGTCCTGTGCATCTTTTTAACAATCTAATGCTTAAACTAATTAATGTGTAATTAGCACAGAGAAATGACAAACCTCTCAACTTACTTGGTTTAAACATTCAGTATAGAGTATATGAAACTTATtcataaatacttaaaatatgatCTAATTTCATATTAAGATTTATCAAGGGAAAAGGAGTTAGTGAGGAAGAGCTGAAATAAACtcagaatgaaaaagaagacagagataTAAAGGAAGTAAGGAGAAGTAAAGAACAGAGGAAGGAAAGTTAGAAAGAAATGGGATGAGAAGAA
Above is a window of Macaca thibetana thibetana isolate TM-01 chromosome 2, ASM2454274v1, whole genome shotgun sequence DNA encoding:
- the ZBED2 gene encoding zinc finger BED domain-containing protein 2, with the translated sequence MMRREEEEEEGAMMKAKGDLEMKEEEEISETGELVGPFVSAMPTPTPHNKGTRFSEAWEYFHLAPARAGHHPNQYATCRLCGRQVSRGPGVNVGTTALWKHLKSMHREELEKSGHGQAGQRQDPRPHGPQLPTGIEGDWGRLLEQVGTMALWASQREKEVLRREMAVEWRERAVEKRERALEEVERAILEMKWKVRAEKEVCQQEEQLPAAVHAFHFV